The genomic stretch TTCCTCCAATTGCTGATGTAGGCTGGAATATTTCTATTAGGCTTCCGTTTGTAAATTCTATTCTTAAACAAGATAAGTGTAAAATCATTATTTTTGATACGCCCGGAAGCAACAATAGCGATATTGATCAGCACGCACATAGAGAGTCCCTTGAAAAGATGATGGGTAAACAGACCAATGCCCTTCCGATATTCGTTATGGATAGGAATCAAGTTATTTCAAACGATAATAACGAGGTAAAAAGTCTGCTTGATGAAAACAGGAAGGGATTCTCAAATCCTAACTGTCTTATTGTGTTCTCAAAAGCAGAGAATATTCCAACTTCTGCCTTTAGTCAGCCAATACCACCGGCATTTCTTAATTGGCATGGAAAGGCTACTTTTTTGTATGTCTGTGCTGTTGGTGCTATTGGAGAGAAGAAAAGAGATGAAAGATGGCTTGATCCGGAATATCAGGATGGATATAAGGATTGGAAGCTGAAATATAACAGTGATCACAGAACACTTCCGAGTCATAATATAGTTCCCTGCGGAAGGGTGATGGATACGAATACACGTGCATTGATTAGCGACGAATTGTACGCAACAGGTATCCCGTCTGTTGAAGATGAAATCAATTACTATGTTCAGAGATATGCAAATTACAAGAAATGCGTGAGCGGAAGTAAACTACTTCAAAACGCATTGCTACTGGCAAAGAAACAGCTTAAAGACCAGAAAAAAGAACTGGCAGAAACTAAAGATAAGAAAGAGAAAGAACAAACCGCCAAAAGGAACGAACTGATAAAGGCTATTGATGGAGTAAAAATCAAAACCATTAATATTCAGTGTGTGATTGAAAAATATCAAACAATTTTGGAAGATTATTGCTCTACGGTTTTACCTGAAATTCAATCTATTTGGGGAGAAGCTAAAAAATCTAAGAATCCAACAAAATATGTTGAGATGCATTTGCAGACACATTGTATGGAAGGTTTGTTTCTAAAAGCTTATGAAGGAGAAACCGGAATCCAGAGAGAAATAGTCAAGATTCTATCAGGGTGCGCTAATGATTACAAGGCAGAACTGCTTAGAATCGTCAAAGGTGAGGGCAGCAGTTTGTCAGAAGATGCTCTGGAGGAGCTGAGCGAAATTTTTAATTCTATCAATACTCCAAATTTTGTGGAAGTGGGTATTAATGGGAACCAGCTCTTCAACCTTATCGCACAGATACCTTTTTTCAGAGAACAATTTGAAAAGATGTATATTGAGAGTATTGCCGAAAGCATTTGCAAACAGCTAAAGCACCAAAAAGGAGGTCTATTTAGGAAGGATAGGCTTGGTTTATTCGCAGAACAATGTATTCAGCAACCTGTACAGGCGTATTTTTCTCAACTTAAGACTTGGCAATCTACTCATATTGACAGAATCAAAGAGACGTTAGATAAAGATAATTATATATTGAGTCAGTATGATGCTTATATCATAGAGCTTGAACAGCAAATAGAAAGACTTGAAAATAGACTTAACAATCTGACTGATGTGGAGGTTATTCTTGGGACTGTGCTAAATGCCCAAGAGTTGGAGGTAAGCTTATGAGTGAATTGAATAGTTCGATTTTGAAACTTTCCAGAAATATTTGTTCGGGTAAGTGTGGCGTTGAGAAAACCGAAGCTGTGATAAAAGATCTTGAAGCAAAGTTTGGTGACTGGGATATGCCAGTTGAACTTCCAGATGGTTCAAATATGACGAAGGAGCAGCATTTGAAAGCCCTTTCAGATACCATTAATTCGGGAGTGTTTTCAAAAGATGCACTTCGGACAATGGCGTTGTTGTCTGAGGAAATCTATTCAAGCAAAAGCAGATTCAGTGGGAAGAAACTATTGGTCATAGGCGGTGTAGTTGGCTTTGTAATTGTTGTCGGCATTGTTATCATCGTGACTATAAGAGGTGCAAAATGAATCAAAGAAAAAAGGAAATAACGAACAAACAAACCTATGTGGCTCCGGTCGATTCGGATGAAGTACAAAAAGTGGTCAATGAAATGATTGGTCAATGCTCAGCATCAGTGTTCAAGAATTATCTTCCATATATTTCGAGAGCATATGATGTAAAGTCTCTCGAAGATTCAATAGCGCCCGAGGAAACAGTTGCCTTTTTTGATATAACAAAACTTGTTATAGAGGAAAAAGACAAGATGGTAGAAAAGTTGAAGAATGTATATCATTTATTGGCATACTCAGACAAAAGTCTTGCTCTAATCATCCATAGAAAACATGATGGTTGCCAAATTGGACTTGCGGTGGGTAAATGTCAGGATTCTGAAGCGGCTACAAAAATGGCTGAGAGCTTACAAGATGCGTTAGTTGGGAATTTTCCGGGAACATCTTGTAGTGAGGTTCTTTCTTATACGGATTCTGAAGATTGCATCTTCCAAGCGCTGAATGAGTCTTCTTTCTTTAATGAAAATAATATATCTAATTATAATTCTATTGCTGTAGTATCAAACATTGCTTCTCAGTTTTCAGAGGACTATATCAATCAAGGGATTGAAAAAGTGATTGATGGTATTGTTCCGGCTGAAAACAAGGAATATACTATGGTTATTTTGGGCGAAGCTTTGAATAATGAGATGTTGGAAAGAAAAAAGCGTGAGCTGTACGCTATCTATACTGGATTAAGTCCGTATTCAAAACGAACCGAGAATTGGAATTGGTCAAAAAGCCAGAACTGGAGTAAGAACTGGAATGCAGGGCTTGCTTTTATTGTAAGTCTTGGTGGCGGCAAGAACAAAAGTGAGTCTGAAAGCGAGTCTTCTGGAACATCCGTAGAGATTAATCAATATGCAGTGACTCATACTCTCGAAATTATAGAAAAGCAAATGGAGCGTCTTGAAAAGTGCGAAGCGCTGGGGATTTGGGATATTGCAACTTATGTTTTTTCTCCTGATTGTCAACTTGCCAGTGAAGTGGCTCATATGTATATGTCTCTTACACAAGGCAATGAATCTTTCTATGAAAAACCGTCAATCAATGTTTGGAATTCGCAACGAAACGAGAAAAAGACTAAAGAAGCAGTAAGTGCTATTGCAAAATGTGTTCGGAAAATCGTCCATCCGACGTTTATAAAGAAACCTGACTATAAAGATAATTATGCAGAATATTGGGCGAATGAAGTTACTCCTACATCTATTATTTCCGGAGCAGAACTGGCTCTTGCAATGAATTTGCCCAAAAAGTCAGTGCCGGGATTATCACTGATAGAATGCGCTTCTTTCGGAAGAGAAGTATTATCATTTGATAAAGAATATTCGGGTGATGTTCATATTGGAAAAATACACCATATGCATCATAACGAAAAAAAGAATGTGGACTTGAATAAGAATTCGATCTCCTCTCATGTTTTTATTACTGGTTCAACTGGATCTGGAAAAAGCAATTCGGTTTACACCATTCTCAATGCGCTCAAAACAACCTTTATGGTAATAGAACCTGCAAAGGGAGAATATAAATACGAATTTGCAGATAATGTTAAGGTGTTTGGTTCAAATCCACAGATGAGTGCACTTCTAAGAATCAATCCTTTTTCCTTTAATAGAGGAATCCATGTTTATGAACATATAGATAGATTACTGGATGTCTTTAATGTTTGCTGGCCTATGTATGCAGCTATGCCCGCAGTTTTAAAGGATGCGATAATAAAAGCATATGAGAACTGCGGATGGAATCTTATTACATCAACGAATGAGAAGGGTGATATATTTCCAACATTTGTTGATATATGCGAAGAGATTGACAGTATCATTAATAGTTCAGATTATTCTGATGAGAACAAGGGCAATTATAGAGGATCACTGAAAACAAGATTAAATTCTCTTACAAATGGCATTAACCAACTGATATTTTGTAATGGTAATCTATCAGATAAGGATTTGTTTGAACAAAACACGATAATTGATCTTAGCAGAATTGGCTCAAGTGAGAATAAGTCTCTGATAATGGGATTGCTGGTTATCAGACTGCAAGAATATAGGATGTCAGAAGCAGTCATTAATTCTGAACTCAGGCACGTAACGGTTTTGGAAGAAGCTCATAACCTTCTTCGCAAAGCTTCAGCATCAACTACTATTGAAGGATCTAATGTATCTGAAAAATCAGTTGAAATGATTGCAAATGCGATTGCTGAAATGAGAACTTATGGAGAAGGCTTCATTATCGTAGATCAATCACCATCATTGCTTGATATGTCTGCAATACGTAACACTAATACTAAGATTATCCTTAGATTACCAGATAAAGATGACCGTGAATTGGTTGGTAGGGCGGCAAATCTGAATGATGAACAAATCAGGGAACTTGCCAGATTACAAAGAGGAGTGGCGGCTGTTTATCAAAACGAATGGATTGAGCCTATTTTATGTATGATAGATAAATACAACTCAAAGGTTGACTTCCAGAATGTTATAGATGGAGATAATATGCCAGGAGAGAATGCTATAGCACGTCGCTATATTAATTCGTGTGTTTATGATCCTGAATATATCCTAAGAAAATCTGATTATGAGTTTATTGATTGCCTTAACCAGATAAATTGTGAAGGAACGATTAAAGCACTTCTAATTGATTTTCGAAGAACTCCATTTGAACAGGCACAAATGACTTGGCAGAAGCTGGCGTTTAAGTATTTCAAGATTAGGGAATGTTTAAACCGATTATCAGATATGAATTCTTTTGAGGAATGGAATGATAGCGTCATCACACAACTTCAAAAATTCGATTTTGATGAATCTATCTCCCTGAGTAAAGAATCAGAACAGTTCTATCGGTTTTCACAGTTGATGACATTGGAATCTATTCTCTGGTTGCAGGCAGCTCAGATTGACCAACCTGAGAAGGGAATGAAATTAAAAAACTATATGAGCGAATTCAGAAATACATTCATGAAAGGTACTTAATATCGGGGGTGTAGTGTATGGCAATACCTATTGTGGCTGCTCTTAGTAAAGCAGTTGAAGGTGCTGAAACAATCTCCAAAGCAGAAAAGATGAGTGAGATTGTAAAAGATGCCGTGAAACTGGCGGATGATCTATGGCCGGAAATACAGCAACAAAATGTTGACCAGCCAATATCTCCAGCTGATATAGGACGGGAAGCATGGAAGAAAGCTGATATTGAGCAAAAAGCGACATACTCTGATGTACCACGTTATGTTATTACAAGAAATGAGACATTGGAAAACGATAGACATCCGATTACTGGTGTAAGCTTTGAGAGGCAAGTTGTAGAATTGCCTGATGGTGAAAAAATTGAAGGTGTATTCCCTCAATTTGAATCTATATTTGATGCAAAAATACCGGAGAATCTGTACCTTCAACCTGATAGAGTGCAATTTAGAGAGTGTAACAGGCAATTAGCTCAAGAAATAGAAAATAATCTTGAGCTAAGAAAATTGTTCTCAGAAGAACAACTTGAACAAATTATGGATGGTATATATGATGGCACTGCGCCTGATGGCTATGTATGGCACCACGACTCAGTAGCCGGGAAATTACAACTTGTAGATTTTGAAACACATTCCCGTACCGGACATACTGGGGGACGCTCTTTGTGGGGCGGCGGCTCAAACAACAGATAGGAGGCGTAAATATGGAACTATCATGGAAATATGATAAACCACTGAATAACCCGATAGCAGTAAAAAGTTTTCTTGATAAAAATAGTATTATTTTACCAGACTCACTAATTGAAATAATGGAAAAACATAATGGTGGGAGACCGTCCGATAAGGCTATTATAACTGATACTAATCAAGAGTATGTTTTTAAGGCTATGCTGTCGTATAATGAAGGCGACAAAGAAACTATCTATAGCATTTATCCAGAGCTTTTCAAAGAAAATCACTTATTCCCGTTTGCTTCTGATGCAGCAGGCAATTTTATCTGTTATGATACTGAGTCTTCTAAGTACGTTTTATATAAACACGAAACAGATACAGTAGAAATAATAACTCGTATGATAAATGGATTGTTGTTTTAGTAAGAAATTTGTACAGTTCTGTCTTTTCTGTAAATGGAGTTATTCTGTTTCAACGAATAAAGTCATAAGAATATTATCCGTTGAACAACATACATCTTCGTCTGCTCCTCCGGACTATGATAATAACAGGATAATTAGCAAACTATAAACAAGCCGTGCTACAAACTTGATGTAGCACGGCTTTAGCTTTATCTGATATAATCTTCGTAATCAATTCGTATAAGTTTTTCCTCCTCCAATGGCATTTCACATACATAATCAAGAAAGGCGAGTATCTGCGCTTCCGAAAGACAGATACGCTTATTCTCTTCAATGGCGAGCTGTTCTTCAAGCGCATCTTTTTCAGCCTGACGTTTGTTAAGGCGTTCTGTCAGTATTGGAACGGATTGACCTTGCACAATACCTCGCCATAGATTTTCTATAGCAGTATCCGCTTCTCGGATAGCTTTCTTTAGTTGCTTGAGCGTAAGATTATCAGGGCTTGCTTAACGTCTAATTAGCACAGCCGTCAAGCAGTAAAACTTTCTATTTGACGGCATTTCTATAATCGTCTTATTATATTCTATCAGCTGTGTGACCTTAATATCATACGAGGGAATTATTACCCCGCCTTAACAAAGAAACACCCGCAACAGCGACCTGATGACTATTGCGGGTGTAATCATTTATTTTCAGTTTCCTGTTTCCTGCGAGTCGAACTGCTTTGAGCTGATAGACAAGGATCAGTATTAAAGACTGCATTCAGCACAGCTGCATCACTCTATCACTGCGTCGGCAGCGGTATACTCTCCAAGAGAGTTTTCTCTGACCTGAATGCAGGCGTAGCTGACGGGGGAATCCGACGACGCGCTGAACTGTCTTTTTGCCGCGGGAGCGACCCTGATAACGTCCCCTGCTTCAAAATCAATTTTCTCGCCATCAAGTACCGCTATTCCTTTGCCGGACAGGACGATGTAGATTTCCTCGTTCTTCTTGTGGTAATGAACGAACGGCACGCCAGCTCCTGCGGGCAGGTGGTTGATGCTTACCTCTGCGCCGGTCAGCCCCAGTACATCGTGCAGCTCTGTTCTCGGGTCTTGTTTTGCGTTCCATTTGCTGTAGTTTGACATATTATTTGTCCTCCTTTTTATTGCGTGCTCCGGTATTATCGGAGCCTTTGATCTCTTCATGGTAAAAATAATCAACGATCACCGGATGTCCCTGCGGCACTCGACCATAGGGCATTTCGTTATCGACAAAGGGACAGTCGTATTTTTTCGCCATTTCCTCGGCTTTCTTCTCCAGCGTTTCAAAATATCTACGGTCATGCTTGTTGTAGATCTCGTCATAAAGCGGCACAAGCTCCGGATGCTTCTCTGCAATATAGTCCATGATGGTTTTCTTAAAACCCCCGCGCAAATTCAGGTTTTCCAGCCAGAACAGGTCGCACTGATCCTTTACCCGTTCAAAGATGGCTTCTATATCGGTGATACCGGGAAATACGGGCGACACAAAGCAAACGGTTCGAATACCCGCGTCATAGACCTGCTTCATGGCGGCGATACGGCGCTCAATGCTGACTGCTTGATCCATATCATTCTTGAAATCTTCATCAAGCGTATTGATCGACCATGAGACCGTGACCTGTCCTAACTCCTTCAATAAATCAATGTCCCTGAGTACAAGGT from Ruminococcus bovis encodes the following:
- a CDS encoding cupin domain-containing protein; this encodes MSNYSKWNAKQDPRTELHDVLGLTGAEVSINHLPAGAGVPFVHYHKKNEEIYIVLSGKGIAVLDGEKIDFEAGDVIRVAPAAKRQFSASSDSPVSYACIQVRENSLGEYTAADAVIE
- a CDS encoding ATP-binding protein → MNQRKKEITNKQTYVAPVDSDEVQKVVNEMIGQCSASVFKNYLPYISRAYDVKSLEDSIAPEETVAFFDITKLVIEEKDKMVEKLKNVYHLLAYSDKSLALIIHRKHDGCQIGLAVGKCQDSEAATKMAESLQDALVGNFPGTSCSEVLSYTDSEDCIFQALNESSFFNENNISNYNSIAVVSNIASQFSEDYINQGIEKVIDGIVPAENKEYTMVILGEALNNEMLERKKRELYAIYTGLSPYSKRTENWNWSKSQNWSKNWNAGLAFIVSLGGGKNKSESESESSGTSVEINQYAVTHTLEIIEKQMERLEKCEALGIWDIATYVFSPDCQLASEVAHMYMSLTQGNESFYEKPSINVWNSQRNEKKTKEAVSAIAKCVRKIVHPTFIKKPDYKDNYAEYWANEVTPTSIISGAELALAMNLPKKSVPGLSLIECASFGREVLSFDKEYSGDVHIGKIHHMHHNEKKNVDLNKNSISSHVFITGSTGSGKSNSVYTILNALKTTFMVIEPAKGEYKYEFADNVKVFGSNPQMSALLRINPFSFNRGIHVYEHIDRLLDVFNVCWPMYAAMPAVLKDAIIKAYENCGWNLITSTNEKGDIFPTFVDICEEIDSIINSSDYSDENKGNYRGSLKTRLNSLTNGINQLIFCNGNLSDKDLFEQNTIIDLSRIGSSENKSLIMGLLVIRLQEYRMSEAVINSELRHVTVLEEAHNLLRKASASTTIEGSNVSEKSVEMIANAIAEMRTYGEGFIIVDQSPSLLDMSAIRNTNTKIILRLPDKDDRELVGRAANLNDEQIRELARLQRGVAAVYQNEWIEPILCMIDKYNSKVDFQNVIDGDNMPGENAIARRYINSCVYDPEYILRKSDYEFIDCLNQINCEGTIKALLIDFRRTPFEQAQMTWQKLAFKYFKIRECLNRLSDMNSFEEWNDSVITQLQKFDFDESISLSKESEQFYRFSQLMTLESILWLQAAQIDQPEKGMKLKNYMSEFRNTFMKGT
- a CDS encoding dynamin family protein is translated as MAKKIIKITYNPYDNHIKFIISLDSGKVWQELADTSELLKYQNQECVFSNCVEDIVSYINQYQNSSLEGLCIQFVGTGDDFSILEEVVKSENRNSNKKGKILTEYVGVYKSADESIEIIRSAYNRISSEFEDYLPGNKKYETNTSYAEIGDLINLFTATVSSDIPICVIGTYSVGKSAFINAIIGDEILPSKVDPCTAKDVKVESGTEVSFSIEYKGEPITYVINPGHIESRDEESEFAEEFRKAICEHCVFLGKNSNEILHDILIALNESEKTFPPIADVGWNISIRLPFVNSILKQDKCKIIIFDTPGSNNSDIDQHAHRESLEKMMGKQTNALPIFVMDRNQVISNDNNEVKSLLDENRKGFSNPNCLIVFSKAENIPTSAFSQPIPPAFLNWHGKATFLYVCAVGAIGEKKRDERWLDPEYQDGYKDWKLKYNSDHRTLPSHNIVPCGRVMDTNTRALISDELYATGIPSVEDEINYYVQRYANYKKCVSGSKLLQNALLLAKKQLKDQKKELAETKDKKEKEQTAKRNELIKAIDGVKIKTINIQCVIEKYQTILEDYCSTVLPEIQSIWGEAKKSKNPTKYVEMHLQTHCMEGLFLKAYEGETGIQREIVKILSGCANDYKAELLRIVKGEGSSLSEDALEELSEIFNSINTPNFVEVGINGNQLFNLIAQIPFFREQFEKMYIESIAESICKQLKHQKGGLFRKDRLGLFAEQCIQQPVQAYFSQLKTWQSTHIDRIKETLDKDNYILSQYDAYIIELEQQIERLENRLNNLTDVEVILGTVLNAQELEVSL
- a CDS encoding SMI1/KNR4 family protein → MELSWKYDKPLNNPIAVKSFLDKNSIILPDSLIEIMEKHNGGRPSDKAIITDTNQEYVFKAMLSYNEGDKETIYSIYPELFKENHLFPFASDAAGNFICYDTESSKYVLYKHETDTVEIITRMINGLLF
- a CDS encoding HNH endonuclease, with the protein product MAIPIVAALSKAVEGAETISKAEKMSEIVKDAVKLADDLWPEIQQQNVDQPISPADIGREAWKKADIEQKATYSDVPRYVITRNETLENDRHPITGVSFERQVVELPDGEKIEGVFPQFESIFDAKIPENLYLQPDRVQFRECNRQLAQEIENNLELRKLFSEEQLEQIMDGIYDGTAPDGYVWHHDSVAGKLQLVDFETHSRTGHTGGRSLWGGGSNNR
- a CDS encoding radical SAM mobile pair protein B, with amino-acid sequence MMMDGILIGEVETKNIMTKSSLPVGGYSVNPYVGCTHACKYCYASFMKRFTGHTEDWGTFLDVKYWQTIKNPEKYASQRVVIGSVTDGYNPQEEKFGNTRKLLEQLRGSGADILITTKSDLVLRDIDLLKELGQVTVSWSINTLDEDFKNDMDQAVSIERRIAAMKQVYDAGIRTVCFVSPVFPGITDIEAIFERVKDQCDLFWLENLNLRGGFKKTIMDYIAEKHPELVPLYDEIYNKHDRRYFETLEKKAEEMAKKYDCPFVDNEMPYGRVPQGHPVIVDYFYHEEIKGSDNTGARNKKEDK